The Croceicoccus marinus genome contains a region encoding:
- a CDS encoding sensor domain-containing diguanylate cyclase — MLVIALFVSAEARAQTAIRASCHADGGIAPEQLVSAAQLAAIPWTCGSLDYGSGATRGWLHFLPEDLRAADGATHFVTSISRFDRITLITLAGERVLQRRSYAMDDIRLFVNGANFAIPLPDAGDATSVLVAVERAGSSAMMAEGAVQRATGDKGTLGWSPHMLILLAMLIGLLFAPLIYNYAFYLVLRERFILWHMAMVLGMNAYLLVSSGIIHRFANLGIGALAFLNHMTFLCMVAAGAAFCANFIEPHAISRRMRDLLVGTGVATLIFGTWASLPIEATRDLGNKLYLVGFLPIIALFLAVMWQAARRRSRAVWFQIYGWAPIIALGLERIVRSFGLYAVPHWGDQLIYLTLAFEIVLAALGVVDRFEVLRRDRDKAEARIDSLASLVDRDALTGMFNRRALEARYPDLRADGYTALAVIDLDHFKRVNDQYGHAMGDRVLQETAAALSSDPDTISFRLGGEEFLMLMRGPDIVERAERMRRAISIRIVNEIDGIDAPITASLGLVDTTPGVATTLRRVYAHADRLLYEAKNSGRNRMLSERIQLFDAPVRRRKSERRAGERRAAGVGG; from the coding sequence TTGCTGGTCATTGCGCTCTTCGTCTCGGCAGAGGCGCGGGCGCAGACGGCGATACGCGCCAGTTGCCATGCAGACGGCGGCATCGCGCCAGAGCAGCTTGTTTCCGCGGCGCAATTGGCCGCGATACCGTGGACATGCGGATCCCTGGATTACGGATCGGGGGCGACGCGCGGCTGGCTGCACTTCCTGCCCGAAGACCTGCGCGCCGCGGACGGGGCGACCCATTTCGTCACCAGCATATCGCGGTTCGACCGGATCACGCTGATCACCCTGGCGGGCGAGCGGGTCCTGCAGCGGCGCAGCTATGCGATGGACGACATCCGGCTATTCGTGAACGGCGCGAATTTCGCGATACCGCTGCCCGATGCCGGCGACGCGACATCGGTGCTGGTGGCGGTCGAGCGCGCGGGCAGCAGCGCAATGATGGCCGAAGGCGCCGTGCAGCGGGCGACGGGCGACAAGGGGACGCTGGGCTGGTCGCCGCATATGCTGATCCTGCTGGCCATGCTGATCGGCCTGCTGTTCGCGCCGCTGATCTATAATTACGCGTTCTACCTCGTACTGCGTGAGCGGTTCATCCTGTGGCACATGGCGATGGTGCTGGGCATGAACGCCTATCTGCTGGTGTCGAGCGGGATCATCCACCGGTTCGCCAACCTGGGGATCGGCGCGCTGGCATTCCTGAACCATATGACCTTTTTGTGCATGGTCGCGGCGGGCGCGGCGTTCTGCGCCAATTTCATCGAGCCGCATGCGATCAGCCGGCGGATGCGCGACCTGCTGGTGGGGACGGGAGTCGCCACGCTGATCTTCGGCACATGGGCCAGCCTGCCGATCGAGGCGACGCGCGACCTTGGCAACAAGCTCTATCTGGTCGGCTTCCTGCCGATCATCGCGCTGTTCCTGGCGGTCATGTGGCAGGCGGCAAGGCGGCGCAGCCGGGCGGTGTGGTTCCAGATCTATGGCTGGGCGCCGATCATCGCCCTGGGGCTCGAGCGTATCGTGAGAAGCTTCGGGCTGTATGCGGTGCCGCATTGGGGCGACCAGCTGATCTATCTGACGCTGGCGTTCGAGATCGTGCTGGCGGCGCTGGGCGTGGTCGACCGCTTCGAGGTGCTGCGCCGCGACCGAGACAAGGCGGAGGCGCGGATCGATTCGCTGGCCTCGCTGGTGGACCGCGACGCGTTGACGGGCATGTTCAACCGCCGGGCGCTTGAGGCGCGCTATCCCGATCTTCGCGCCGACGGCTATACCGCGCTGGCGGTGATCGACCTCGACCATTTCAAGCGGGTGAACGACCAGTACGGCCACGCGATGGGCGACCGGGTGCTGCAGGAAACGGCGGCCGCGTTGTCGAGCGATCCCGACACGATCAGCTTCCGCCTTGGGGGCGAGGAATTCCTGATGCTGATGCGCGGGCCCGACATCGTCGAGCGGGCCGAGCGGATGCGGCGGGCGATCTCGATCCGCATCGTGAACGAGATCGACGGGATCGACGCGCCGATCACCGCCTCGCTGGGGCTGGTCGATACGACGCCGGGCGTGGCGACGACGCTGCGCCGGGTCTATGCCCATGCCGACCGCCTGCTGTACGAAGCCAAGAACAGCGGCCGCAACCGCATGCTGAGCGAGCGCATCCAGCTGTTCGACGCACCGGTGCGGCGGCGCAAGAGCGAGCGGCGCGCCGGGGAACGGCGGGCCGCGGGAGTCGGGGGGTAG
- a CDS encoding thiamine phosphate synthase has product MPKIWLLSDARNDAALEQTLRRLPRGSGFVYRHYHLDPVRRQARFGRLAAIARGRGHVVALSAPARQARAWGADAIYGAPGRIAGAEGLLRLATAHSMRELAAARRSGADAVFVSPVFATASHPGARSLGPVQALLLARRAGCPAILLGGMDASRFRAFRRVEHVHGWAAIDGLSAA; this is encoded by the coding sequence ATGCCAAAGATCTGGCTGCTGAGCGACGCGCGCAACGATGCCGCTCTGGAACAAACCCTGCGCCGCCTGCCCCGGGGGAGCGGGTTCGTTTACCGGCATTATCACCTCGATCCCGTCCGGCGGCAGGCGCGCTTCGGGCGGCTGGCTGCCATCGCCCGCGGCCGAGGGCATGTCGTGGCGCTGTCCGCTCCGGCCCGGCAGGCGAGGGCCTGGGGTGCGGATGCGATCTATGGCGCGCCCGGCCGGATCGCAGGCGCTGAAGGACTGCTGAGGCTTGCCACCGCGCATTCGATGCGGGAACTCGCCGCGGCGCGAAGATCGGGTGCGGACGCCGTGTTTGTCTCGCCGGTCTTCGCCACCGCTTCGCATCCCGGGGCACGATCGCTGGGACCGGTACAGGCCTTGCTGCTGGCGCGGCGGGCCGGGTGCCCCGCGATCCTGCTGGGCGGAATGGACGCTTCCCGCTTCCGCGCTTTCCGCCGGGTGGAGCATGTCCATGGATGGGCGGCCATCGACGGTCTGTCCGCAGCTTGA
- a CDS encoding flavin reductase family protein, with translation MKSLAPADRYRLLVNTVTPRPIAWVVSRNADGLLNAAPYSFFNVLGSEPPLCVLGIGQRAEGDPKDTARNIVESGEFTVNLVGEHDTRIMVDTAAEAPRDVSEIDVLGITTRPASLVSTPLIASAPAALECRLWKPIDTGGNFTIILGEILALHIGDEFLSGPDDRPRVDTEAMGLVGRAFGAGGYIRNKDTFEEARVGWPVPDRG, from the coding sequence ATGAAATCGCTGGCCCCGGCGGATCGCTACCGCCTGCTGGTCAACACCGTCACCCCGCGCCCGATCGCCTGGGTCGTCAGCCGCAACGCCGACGGCCTGCTGAACGCCGCGCCCTACAGCTTCTTCAACGTGCTGGGCAGCGAACCGCCGCTGTGCGTGCTGGGCATCGGCCAGCGGGCCGAGGGCGATCCCAAGGACACCGCGCGCAATATCGTGGAATCGGGCGAGTTCACCGTGAACCTGGTGGGCGAGCATGACACGCGCATCATGGTCGACACTGCCGCCGAAGCACCCCGCGACGTCAGCGAGATCGACGTGCTGGGCATCACCACGCGCCCCGCCAGCCTGGTATCGACGCCGCTGATCGCCAGCGCCCCCGCGGCGCTGGAATGCCGGCTGTGGAAGCCGATCGACACCGGCGGCAATTTCACCATCATCCTGGGCGAGATCCTGGCGCTGCACATCGGCGACGAGTTCCTGTCCGGTCCCGACGACCGCCCCCGCGTCGATACCGAGGCGATGGGCCTGGTCGGCCGCGCGTTCGGCGCCGGCGGCTATATCCGCAACAAGGACACGTTCGAGGAAGCGCGCGTCGGCTGGCCGGTGCCGGACCGGGGCTGA
- a CDS encoding FtsK/SpoIIIE family DNA translocase: MATRANHAPAGRGMANRNLDWRAAMRASFNRSAELVGAVALILLAVFLALAMASYSQTDPSLSTAAGGRAQNWMGGAGAVAADLLFMLFGAMAVLLLPLLYVFARRLWQMAEHEEDESRPGWKRRWGRPLLMLVAAMLLLSSVLTLLIDGPVWDMPAGLGGLSGLLGARAIQSLAGLAGEPWSDWLVLALAIVALAAGAGLAGRVFAIDWAGLLTLPHALRREPKAEGEAMPRPARQPKPAAERAPARDGAGDEDAPSDNQAEPAPRRAPEIADPSSAPRPAAAPKKPKQRELFGQDFQLPSADLLAEVPDQTGKVIDKSALEANARLLETVLEDFNVKGEITAVRTGPVVTMYELEPAPGIKAARVIGLAEDIARNMSAISARVSAIPGKTVMGIELPNADRQTVALRELITSEAFVDHKGMLPIILGKDIAGEPIVADLAAMPHLLVAGTTGSGKSVGLNCILLSLLYNFTPEEVRLILIDPKVLELKSYDDIPHLLSPVVTEPPKSVRALKWAVEEMERRYRMMSSIGARNLVSFNDRVRNAASKGKPLGRRVQTGFDPETGEEMFEEEQLDYEVLPQIVLVVDELADLMITVGKEIEVLIQRLSQKSRAAGIHLIMATQRPSVDVITGVIKANMPTRISFHVTSRIDSRTILGEQGAEQLLGKGDMLYKASSRPITRVHGPFVSDEEVEAVAEFWRGQGEPAYVDSVTEEPEDGGGFAFDDLDGAADNPDDRKYMQVCQMVFENQKASASWIQRQMGVGYNTASKWIERMEKDGLVGPANHVGRREIYRDRDGQAL, translated from the coding sequence ATGGCGACACGCGCAAATCACGCGCCTGCCGGACGAGGCATGGCCAATCGGAACCTTGACTGGCGCGCGGCGATGCGGGCCAGCTTCAACCGCAGCGCCGAGCTTGTCGGCGCGGTGGCGCTGATCCTGCTTGCCGTGTTCCTGGCGCTGGCGATGGCCAGCTATTCGCAGACCGATCCGTCGCTTTCCACCGCCGCGGGCGGGCGGGCGCAGAACTGGATGGGCGGGGCGGGCGCGGTTGCCGCGGACCTGCTGTTCATGCTGTTCGGCGCCATGGCGGTGCTGCTGCTGCCGCTGCTCTACGTCTTTGCCCGGCGGCTGTGGCAAATGGCCGAGCATGAGGAAGACGAATCGCGGCCTGGCTGGAAGCGCCGCTGGGGCCGGCCCCTGCTGATGCTGGTCGCCGCGATGCTGCTGCTGTCCAGCGTGCTGACGCTGCTGATCGACGGGCCGGTGTGGGACATGCCGGCGGGCCTTGGCGGGCTGTCGGGCCTGCTGGGTGCCAGGGCGATCCAGTCGCTGGCGGGGCTGGCGGGCGAACCCTGGTCGGACTGGCTGGTACTGGCGCTGGCGATCGTCGCGCTGGCGGCGGGCGCCGGGCTGGCGGGGCGCGTGTTCGCGATCGACTGGGCCGGTCTGCTGACCCTGCCCCATGCATTGCGGCGCGAACCCAAGGCCGAGGGCGAGGCCATGCCGCGCCCCGCGCGCCAGCCGAAACCGGCGGCGGAACGGGCGCCTGCCCGCGACGGGGCCGGGGACGAGGACGCGCCTTCTGACAATCAGGCCGAACCGGCGCCGCGCCGCGCGCCCGAGATTGCCGATCCGTCCTCGGCGCCAAGGCCTGCCGCTGCGCCCAAGAAGCCCAAGCAGCGCGAATTGTTCGGACAGGATTTCCAGCTGCCCAGCGCCGACCTGCTGGCCGAGGTCCCGGATCAGACCGGCAAGGTGATCGACAAGTCCGCGCTGGAAGCCAATGCCCGCCTGCTCGAAACGGTGCTGGAGGACTTCAACGTCAAGGGCGAGATCACCGCGGTTCGCACCGGCCCGGTCGTGACCATGTACGAGCTTGAGCCTGCGCCCGGCATCAAGGCGGCCCGCGTCATTGGCCTTGCCGAGGACATCGCCCGCAACATGAGCGCGATTTCGGCGCGCGTCTCGGCCATTCCGGGCAAGACCGTCATGGGCATCGAGCTGCCCAATGCCGACCGGCAGACCGTGGCGCTGCGCGAGCTGATCACCAGCGAGGCCTTTGTCGATCACAAGGGCATGCTGCCGATCATCCTGGGCAAGGATATCGCGGGCGAGCCGATCGTCGCCGATCTTGCCGCCATGCCGCATCTGCTGGTCGCGGGCACAACCGGTTCGGGCAAGTCGGTCGGGCTCAACTGCATCCTGCTGTCGCTCCTCTACAATTTCACGCCAGAGGAAGTGCGCCTGATCCTGATCGATCCCAAGGTGCTCGAACTCAAGAGCTATGACGACATTCCGCATCTGCTGTCGCCGGTGGTGACCGAGCCGCCGAAATCGGTGCGCGCGCTGAAATGGGCGGTCGAGGAGATGGAGCGCCGCTATCGCATGATGTCGAGCATCGGGGCGCGCAACCTGGTCAGCTTCAACGACCGGGTCCGCAATGCCGCGTCGAAGGGCAAGCCGCTGGGCCGCCGCGTCCAGACCGGCTTCGACCCCGAAACCGGCGAGGAGATGTTCGAGGAAGAACAGCTGGACTACGAGGTGCTGCCCCAGATCGTGCTGGTGGTGGACGAGCTGGCCGACCTCATGATCACGGTCGGCAAGGAGATCGAGGTGCTGATCCAGCGCCTGAGCCAGAAATCGCGTGCTGCGGGCATCCATTTGATCATGGCGACGCAGCGCCCGTCGGTCGATGTCATCACCGGCGTCATCAAGGCGAACATGCCGACCCGGATCTCGTTCCATGTGACCAGCCGGATCGACAGCCGCACCATCCTTGGCGAACAGGGGGCGGAGCAGCTGCTGGGCAAGGGCGACATGCTCTACAAGGCGTCGAGCCGTCCGATCACCCGCGTCCACGGCCCGTTCGTGTCGGACGAGGAAGTGGAGGCCGTGGCCGAATTCTGGCGCGGGCAGGGAGAGCCCGCCTATGTCGACAGCGTGACCGAGGAGCCGGAGGACGGCGGCGGTTTCGCCTTCGATGACCTGGACGGCGCGGCGGACAATCCGGACGACCGCAAGTACATGCAGGTGTGCCAGATGGTGTTCGAGAACCAGAAGGCATCGGCCAGCTGGATCCAGCGGCAGATGGGCGTCGGATACAACACCGCGTCCAAGTGGATCGAGCGCATGGAGAAGGACGGGCTGGTCGGCCCGGCCAACCATGTCGGCCGGCGCGAGATCTATCGCGACCGCGACGGGCAGGCGCTGTAG
- a CDS encoding acyl-CoA thioesterase — MSGAPVSIWRMTFTAGPEHIDFMGHVNNAIWLTWVQEIAGAHWEAVAPREHVEGYLWVAIRHEIDYRGNIAEGESVIAETRIERGPTGARFERLVDFFRNEGGEPAGKPIVSVRSNWGMIDRATRRIMRIPPEVAAPFVAN; from the coding sequence ATGAGCGGCGCCCCGGTTTCCATCTGGCGCATGACATTCACCGCCGGCCCCGAACATATCGATTTCATGGGCCATGTGAACAATGCGATCTGGCTGACCTGGGTGCAGGAAATCGCGGGCGCCCACTGGGAAGCGGTCGCCCCGCGCGAGCATGTCGAAGGCTATCTATGGGTCGCGATCCGGCACGAGATCGACTACCGCGGCAATATCGCCGAGGGGGAGAGCGTCATCGCCGAAACCCGCATCGAACGGGGCCCCACGGGCGCCCGCTTCGAACGGCTGGTGGACTTCTTCCGCAATGAAGGCGGCGAACCGGCGGGCAAGCCCATCGTCTCGGTCCGGTCCAACTGGGGCATGATCGACAGGGCGACCCGCCGCATCATGCGCATCCCGCCAGAGGTGGCCGCGCCCTTCGTGGCGAATTAG
- a CDS encoding DUF1971 domain-containing protein yields MTEPYKSTPEFDQDSLPDALRKAHSTKEGVWGLLVVGKGAVRLVFHEPRREVSVRPGQPAVIPPQAVHHVETDGPMLMHVEFHTHDPSSAAG; encoded by the coding sequence ATGACCGAACCCTATAAATCGACGCCGGAATTCGACCAGGACAGCCTGCCCGACGCCCTGCGCAAGGCCCATAGCACCAAGGAAGGCGTCTGGGGCCTGCTGGTGGTCGGCAAGGGTGCGGTCCGGCTGGTCTTCCACGAACCCCGACGCGAGGTTTCGGTCCGGCCGGGCCAACCGGCGGTCATTCCGCCCCAGGCCGTGCATCATGTCGAAACCGACGGACCGATGCTGATGCATGTCGAGTTTCACACGCACGACCCATCGTCGGCCGCGGGCTGA
- a CDS encoding YggS family pyridoxal phosphate-dependent enzyme has product MTVPALQETRDRIAHAASIARRKPADVALVAVSKTHPAERIRPLLQDGQRMFGENRVQEAQDKWPALCEEFPDTSLHLVGQLQSNKADNAVALFDAIHSLDRPSLVKALAKAMDKADRRVPCFVQVNIGGEEQKGGCAIADTPALLTQARDAGIDIAGLMCVPPLEVEPAPFFALLARIAADHGITGLSMGMSSDFETAIMLGATHVRVGSALFGTREYTKRNVGLPLPFIREKRSQHGQS; this is encoded by the coding sequence ATGACCGTGCCAGCGCTTCAGGAAACCCGCGACAGGATCGCCCACGCCGCCAGCATAGCCCGCCGCAAGCCGGCGGACGTGGCACTGGTCGCAGTCTCCAAGACCCATCCGGCAGAGCGGATCCGCCCTCTGCTTCAGGATGGCCAGCGCATGTTCGGCGAGAACCGCGTGCAGGAAGCGCAGGACAAATGGCCGGCGCTTTGCGAGGAGTTCCCCGATACCAGCCTGCATCTGGTCGGCCAGCTGCAGTCGAACAAGGCGGACAATGCCGTTGCGCTGTTCGATGCGATCCATTCGCTCGACCGCCCCAGCCTTGTGAAGGCATTGGCTAAGGCGATGGACAAGGCGGACCGCCGCGTACCCTGTTTCGTCCAGGTCAATATCGGCGGCGAGGAGCAGAAGGGCGGCTGCGCCATCGCGGACACGCCAGCCCTGCTGACGCAGGCGCGCGATGCCGGGATCGATATCGCCGGCCTGATGTGCGTGCCGCCACTGGAGGTCGAGCCTGCGCCTTTTTTCGCGCTTCTGGCCAGGATCGCTGCCGATCACGGCATTACCGGCCTGTCTATGGGTATGAGCAGCGATTTCGAGACTGCAATCATGCTGGGCGCCACTCATGTCCGCGTCGGGTCCGCCCTGTTCGGCACACGCGAGTACACGAAGCGGAACGTCGGCTTGCCTCTACCGTTCATCCGGGAAAAGAGGAGCCAACATGGACAATCTTGA
- a CDS encoding globin domain-containing protein, producing the protein MARTLSPETMATVKATAPALRQHGLAITERMYERMFATHPEVEAMFDKAAQKSGEQPKRLAGAILAYAENVDKLENLSGPVMRMAQRHVETHVKPEHYPIVADNLLAAIKDVLGDAATDDILEAWAEAYWFLADILIAKEHELYADQPSA; encoded by the coding sequence ATGGCTCGCACACTGTCACCCGAGACTATGGCCACCGTTAAGGCGACCGCCCCCGCGCTCAGGCAGCATGGTCTGGCGATCACCGAGCGCATGTACGAACGGATGTTTGCCACCCACCCGGAGGTCGAGGCGATGTTCGACAAGGCAGCGCAGAAATCGGGCGAACAGCCCAAGCGGCTGGCGGGTGCCATCCTTGCCTATGCCGAAAACGTCGACAAGCTCGAAAACCTGAGCGGGCCGGTGATGCGCATGGCGCAGCGCCATGTCGAAACGCATGTCAAACCGGAACATTATCCGATCGTCGCGGACAATCTGCTCGCCGCGATCAAGGATGTGCTGGGGGACGCCGCCACCGACGATATCCTCGAAGCCTGGGCCGAGGCATACTGGTTCCTGGCCGACATACTGATCGCAAAGGAACACGAGCTTTACGCCGACCAACCCTCTGCCTGA
- a CDS encoding TonB-dependent receptor, translating to MRCWLAVLSLVAATPSFAQDLASQEVVVTASRIDQDGYENDMPAVGLRRTADFLVQQVVIRGDTRDPRQRAAEIRGMLRTAVELAGRHGVQLAYGDYILTPITPGNIEDLPLGNDSRPDSQKIAFLVKAPLGGSEGGAAAQDRIEAYVEAVPETGRAEMDLLDDPSLSIVGPDRYRAQIADRVMDDARAMAAKMGPDYAVTIEGLNMPVQWTRAGLAEVMLYVPYRLVIVPRP from the coding sequence ATGAGATGCTGGCTGGCAGTTTTATCCCTGGTCGCGGCAACGCCTTCGTTCGCGCAGGACCTTGCTTCCCAGGAAGTGGTCGTGACCGCCAGCCGGATCGATCAGGACGGTTACGAGAACGACATGCCCGCGGTGGGGCTGCGCCGCACGGCGGATTTCCTGGTGCAACAGGTGGTCATTCGAGGCGATACGCGCGATCCCCGGCAGCGGGCCGCCGAAATTCGCGGGATGCTGCGAACGGCGGTCGAGCTTGCCGGCAGGCACGGCGTGCAGCTGGCCTATGGTGACTACATCCTGACGCCTATCACGCCCGGCAACATTGAGGATCTTCCGCTCGGCAACGATTCCCGGCCCGACAGCCAGAAGATCGCCTTCCTGGTAAAGGCTCCGCTGGGCGGATCGGAAGGGGGCGCGGCGGCGCAGGACCGGATCGAGGCCTATGTCGAGGCGGTGCCCGAGACGGGCCGGGCCGAGATGGACCTGCTGGACGACCCCTCGCTGTCGATCGTGGGCCCCGATCGATATCGCGCCCAGATCGCCGACAGGGTGATGGACGATGCCCGCGCGATGGCCGCGAAGATGGGCCCCGATTACGCCGTGACGATCGAGGGTTTGAACATGCCCGTGCAATGGACCCGCGCCGGGCTGGCCGAGGTCATGCTCTATGTGCCCTACAGATTGGTCATCGTCCCGCGGCCATGA
- a CDS encoding S9 family peptidase, with the protein MAPLRITRISQKAGRPVTETANNVASPIAPLAPKKPHSFTHHGITVEDPYAWLRDPGYPKVEDEDVLNHLKAENAWFESRMAPQEGLTETLFAEMRARIKEDDSSVPQKDGDWYYWVEFEKGAQYKQWWRKPAAGGRDGTEGRQLLLDEVALAEGKDYFNLGSFSVSTDGTKLAYSADTDGSERFEARIKDLATGELLTDTIPGTLGSLIWTANDTKIAYSLANEQWRTDNVRLHTLGTPVDQDIEIFHEDDEGFRCGASLSANEQWLLIGTSDHETSEVRIVPAADPTAEQLLVKTRQKGVEYEVDVRGDTIFVLTNDDHVNFRLASAPLANPGEWTTLIAGSDEFYITGFELFEKFYVVEGRRAGLDQIEIRDYADPAKINPVDFPEESYVAAMGNNPEWDMDVLRIGYNSMVTPSTVYDYDVASGELAVLKVQEIPSGYDAAQYRTERVVITARDGTEVPVSLMMRADTPLDGSAPLHLYGYGAYGIAMPPYFSTARLSLVDRGFIYAIAHIRGGDDLGRQWYLDGKLDKRTNAFNDFVDVAKGLIERGYTSKGRVTASGGSAGGELMGAILNSDPDLWGAIVAHVPFVDVLSTMLDASLPLTPGEWPEWGNPIEDAAAFALIQSYSPYDQVRAQPYPPLLVTAGLNDPRVTYWEPAKWVAKLRELKTDDNELLLKVNMGAGHGGKSGRFDSLKETAEEFAFILWQMGMAEA; encoded by the coding sequence ATGGCGCCCCTGCGGATCACCAGAATATCACAGAAAGCAGGCCGCCCCGTGACCGAGACCGCCAATAATGTTGCTTCCCCGATTGCCCCCCTCGCCCCCAAGAAGCCGCACAGCTTCACCCATCACGGCATCACGGTCGAGGATCCCTATGCATGGCTGCGCGACCCCGGCTATCCCAAGGTCGAGGACGAGGACGTCCTGAACCACCTCAAGGCCGAGAACGCCTGGTTCGAAAGCCGCATGGCCCCGCAAGAGGGGCTGACCGAGACACTGTTCGCCGAGATGCGCGCCCGCATCAAGGAGGACGACAGCTCGGTCCCGCAGAAGGACGGCGACTGGTACTACTGGGTCGAATTTGAAAAGGGCGCGCAATACAAGCAGTGGTGGAGGAAGCCCGCCGCCGGAGGCCGCGACGGGACCGAGGGCAGGCAATTGCTGCTGGACGAAGTCGCGCTGGCCGAGGGCAAGGACTACTTCAACCTCGGCAGCTTCTCGGTCTCCACCGATGGCACCAAACTGGCCTATTCCGCCGACACCGACGGCTCCGAACGGTTCGAGGCGCGGATCAAGGACCTCGCCACCGGCGAACTGCTGACCGACACGATCCCCGGCACTTTGGGCAGCCTGATCTGGACCGCGAACGACACGAAGATCGCCTATTCGCTGGCGAACGAGCAATGGCGCACCGACAATGTCCGCCTCCACACGCTGGGCACGCCGGTCGACCAGGACATCGAGATCTTCCACGAGGACGACGAGGGCTTCCGCTGCGGCGCATCGCTGTCGGCCAACGAGCAATGGCTGCTGATCGGCACCTCGGACCATGAAACGAGCGAGGTCCGCATCGTCCCCGCCGCCGACCCCACCGCCGAACAGCTGCTGGTCAAGACGCGGCAAAAGGGCGTCGAATATGAAGTCGACGTCAGGGGCGACACGATCTTTGTCCTGACCAATGACGACCACGTCAATTTCCGCCTCGCCAGCGCGCCGCTGGCAAACCCCGGCGAGTGGACCACGCTGATCGCCGGATCGGACGAATTCTACATCACCGGCTTCGAGCTTTTCGAAAAGTTCTACGTGGTCGAAGGCCGCCGCGCGGGCCTCGACCAGATCGAGATCCGCGACTACGCCGACCCCGCGAAAATCAACCCGGTCGATTTCCCCGAGGAAAGCTATGTCGCCGCCATGGGCAATAATCCCGAATGGGACATGGATGTGCTGCGCATCGGCTACAACTCGATGGTCACCCCCTCGACCGTCTATGACTATGACGTGGCGAGCGGCGAGCTTGCCGTGCTCAAGGTGCAGGAAATCCCCTCGGGCTATGATGCCGCGCAATATCGCACCGAACGCGTCGTCATCACCGCGCGCGACGGGACCGAAGTGCCCGTCTCGCTGATGATGCGCGCCGACACGCCGCTGGACGGAAGCGCGCCGCTGCACCTTTACGGATATGGCGCATACGGCATCGCCATGCCGCCCTATTTCTCGACGGCGCGGCTGTCCTTGGTGGACCGGGGCTTCATCTATGCCATCGCGCATATTCGCGGCGGCGACGACCTGGGCCGCCAGTGGTATCTCGACGGCAAGCTGGACAAGCGGACCAATGCGTTCAACGATTTCGTCGACGTGGCCAAGGGCCTGATCGAGCGCGGCTACACGTCGAAGGGCCGCGTTACCGCCTCGGGCGGATCGGCGGGCGGAGAGCTGATGGGCGCGATTCTCAATTCCGATCCCGATTTGTGGGGCGCGATCGTGGCGCATGTGCCCTTCGTCGATGTCCTCTCCACCATGCTCGACGCCTCGCTGCCGCTCACCCCCGGCGAATGGCCGGAATGGGGCAACCCGATCGAGGATGCCGCCGCCTTCGCCCTGATCCAGAGCTACAGCCCATACGACCAGGTCCGCGCGCAACCCTATCCGCCGCTGCTGGTGACCGCCGGCCTCAACGATCCGCGCGTCACCTATTGGGAACCCGCCAAATGGGTCGCCAAACTGCGCGAGCTGAAGACCGACGACAACGAGCTGCTGCTGAAGGTCAACATGGGCGCGGGCCATGGCGGCAAGTCGGGCCGCTTCGATTCGCTCAAGGAAACGGCCGAGGAATTCGCCTTCATCCTGTGGCAGATGGGCATGGCCGAGGCATGA
- a CDS encoding RrF2 family transcriptional regulator produces MQDASSGVDAIKLTLQTDYALRVLLHAAAHPGARLAIADVAAVHDVSRNHLMKVVNQLATMGLIVTARGRGGGFWLARDPASITVGEVVRAFEPTLQPADCGNCVLYRGCGLKPVLGEAMSAFLGVLDSKSLADAVAHGPGAPLPAETKMAAPVGRPSSLSETVDGA; encoded by the coding sequence ATGCAAGATGCATCTTCAGGAGTAGACGCCATCAAGCTCACCTTGCAGACCGACTACGCATTGCGCGTCCTCCTGCATGCCGCCGCCCATCCCGGCGCGCGGCTGGCGATTGCCGATGTGGCCGCGGTGCACGACGTGTCGCGCAACCATCTGATGAAGGTGGTGAACCAGCTGGCCACGATGGGTCTGATCGTCACGGCGCGCGGCCGCGGCGGCGGTTTCTGGCTGGCACGCGACCCGGCGAGCATCACCGTGGGAGAGGTGGTGCGAGCGTTCGAGCCAACCCTGCAGCCAGCCGATTGCGGCAATTGCGTTCTGTATCGCGGCTGCGGCCTGAAGCCTGTCCTGGGAGAGGCGATGAGCGCTTTTCTCGGCGTCCTCGACAGCAAAAGTCTTGCCGATGCCGTTGCGCACGGTCCGGGCGCGCCCTTGCCCGCCGAAACGAAGATGGCCGCGCCGGTCGGACGGCCTTCGTCTCTGTCCGAAACGGTCGACGGGGCCTGA